Proteins from a genomic interval of Chelonoidis abingdonii isolate Lonesome George chromosome 7, CheloAbing_2.0, whole genome shotgun sequence:
- the PDC gene encoding phosducin has translation MEEQKSASLEQDFEGQATHTGPKGVINDWRKFKLESEDRDSLPLSKKEILRQMSSPHRSLSKDDKDTRERFSRKMSMQEYELIHEEQEDESCLRKYRKRCMQDMHQRLSFGPRYGYLYELQNGEQFLEVIEKERKTVMVIVHIYEDGIKGCEALNNSLTCLAAEYSTMRFCKIKASNTGAGDRFSTDVLPTLLVYKGGELLSNFISVTEHFSEEFFAVDVESFLHEYGLLPEKEIPALRNGNTDDQDIE, from the exons ATGGAAGAGCAAAAAAGTGCCAGTTTGGAACAAGATTTTGAAGGGCAGGCTACTCATACAG GGCCCAAAGGCGTGATCAATGACTGGAGAAAGTTTAAATTAGAAAGTGAAGACAGAGATTCCCTCCCTTTGAGCAAGAAAGAGATCCTCAGACAAATGTCTTCACCACACAGATCTCTCAGTAAAGATGATAAAGACACCAGAGAAAGATTCAGTCGTAAG ATGAGTATGCAGGAGTATGAGCTCATCCACGAGGAGCAAGAGGATGAAAGCTGCCTACGAAAATACCGCAAACGCTGCATGCAGGATATGCATCAGAGGCTGAGCTTTGGGCCCAGATATGGCTATCTGTATGAGCTGCAGAATGGAGAACAGTTCCTGGAAGTCATTGAGAAAGAACGAAAAACCGTCATGGTCATTGTTCACATTTATGAAGATGGCATCAAGGGCTGTGAGGCACTAAACAATAGCTTAACTTGCCTTGCTGCAGAATATTCCACAATGAGATTTTGTAAGATAAAAGCATCTAACACAGGTGCTGGAGACCGCTTTTCAACTGATGTGCTCCCAACCCTGCTTGTCTACAAGGGTGGGGAGCTTTTGAGCAATTTTATTAGTGTTACTGAACACTTCAGTGAGGAATTTTTTGCTGTGGATGTGGAATCTTTCCTACATGAGTATGGGCTGCTACCCGAAAAGGAGATTCCAGCACTTAGAAATGGCAATACAGATGATCAAGATATTGAATAA